In Natronorubrum halophilum, the genomic window CCTTCAGACCCTCGATATAGGCGCGTCCTTCCAGAAGTTCGGCGTTGTCCTGTACCCACGTGAGTGAGGTGCCAGTGCGAGCCTGCGTTTCGACACCGTATCGGTAGGTGTCGCCGTGAATCCGAAGAATCTCGTTTTCTAAGTATTCCTCGTGTTCCTCGTCATCGTCGCCGTCCGATCCGAATAGCCAGCCGAGAGCGTCACCCGCCCCCCATCCCGCCCCGATCGGCATGAGTGACTGTGCGCTCGCCGTTCCGCTCGAGGCCGCCCCGCCCGCCGCGATCGCCGCGGCGGTGGCCGTCCCCTGGAGGAACGTCCGCCGGTCGAGCGAGCAGCCGGGCGCGACCTCGTGGGCCGTGGGCTGTGGGCCAGAGTCCTCTGCCGCCATTCAGACCACCCCCGTCGTCATCAGCGCCGCCAGGCCGATCGACACGCTCGAGGCCGTGAGGACGTAGCCGGTGATCACTGAACTGTACCACTGTTCCGTCTGACCGCTGAAAACGTTGGAATGCATTGGTTGGAACTCCGGATTACTTGTAGGCGATCACGTAGAACGCGGCGGCGTTGAGGAAGACGGTGAACCAGCCGACGTACCACATGCTTGCCATCGTGACGGCCACAGCGGGCACGAGCGCCGCGAGAATGTTCATGATGATCGCCAGCAACACGACGACCGTTTCCACGTCGGTCCAGTCCTCTGGCGTCCCCTCGTTGGTGAGCCAGCCGATGAGCAGAATCCCCATCGAGAGGATGAACCCGTACGTGACCTCGGTGCCGTGCGCGCTGTACAACGAGTCCGCGAGCGACATGTTCAGCGGCGCGCTGAACTGGAGCGTGCCGACCGCGCCGACCGAGATCGACGCGAGCACGAACAATGGCGCGAGAATACTGTCTGTTAGGTCGATACCGTCTTCCTGACGAATCGAGTCAGGAACGTATTTCTGCGGTAGGCTAAGTGCCATACGAACGCTCCGTTTCCCCGCCCCATCGAAAAGGTCAGGAAAACCAAGGTTCACCAACCTTTATACCAAGGCGGGTTGCCGCCAGTCGCATGGCGCTGAACAAACTCAGACAGTTAGACCAGAACTCCGCCGGGATTACCCTCCCAAAAGACGATCTCCGAATTGAGGGACTGCTCGACGAGAACGGGAGTGTTGACGATGAATATCACTTCCACGTTCGTCACATCGGTGACGGTGAATGGACGCTTGAGCTCGTCGAAGAACTTGATTAGTAATTCTCTATCTACTCACAACAACATGTCGGAAATTGAAAAATCGTTCTATAAGGTTGTCTGTTATTTAGGTGTCGTACTCGACTGTCCCAACGATAGTTGTCCCACTTCGGTCAGTTTCTTCCCCGTAATAGGCAACAATATCATATTCCGTACCAGTCGTACCATCAATTGTTGCCCCCTCACCTACACTTTCTAACGGCAAACTTCCACTGCTCGTGGACACAACGTTACCACTATCATCAATAACAGTAACTCCATCTGCATTTGCCAGCGATTCAAGGTTCACTGTTGGCGCGGTGGATCCATCATCTTCCACCTGTACGCCTGCTTGGGCACTGTCTTGGAGTCCCGATCCCATATCGAGAACAAATGCAGCGATCACAGCCGCTAAAATAACTGTAATCGCAACCATAAGTATGACCCCTATCACTGGAGAGACCGCACGTTCATTTTCGTTACCAATCAGCTTACTTCGGAATTGTGTCAAATCCATGTGTCATCACGCACCACAAATCAGCAGGTGGTTCATCGTGCTCAACCTCGAGCACACACTCGACGGATCAGGGCAGCAACCCACTACCGTCGCCATCCTTCCATGCGATTTTCGGTGCTAACTCTAACACAAGAAGCACCCATAATAAAGGTATTCGAACGTGAAATTCATCTAATCTTATAGGGTTTCAGATCTGATAATCAGTGAGTGGCAGAAACCTTGCAGTGGCCCCTTGAAGCGCCGCCATCTATCGATATCACTTTTGAAACCGTC contains:
- a CDS encoding type IV pilin, with protein sequence MDLTQFRSKLIGNENERAVSPVIGVILMVAITVILAAVIAAFVLDMGSGLQDSAQAGVQVEDDGSTAPTVNLESLANADGVTVIDDSGNVVSTSSGSLPLESVGEGATIDGTTGTEYDIVAYYGEETDRSGTTIVGTVEYDT